The Piliocolobus tephrosceles isolate RC106 chromosome 3, ASM277652v3, whole genome shotgun sequence genome has a window encoding:
- the ODAM gene encoding odontogenic ameloblast-associated protein — MKIIILLGLLGATLSAPLIPQRLMSASNSNELLLNLNNGQLLPLRLQGPLNSWIPPFSGVLQQQQQAQIPGLAQFSLSALDQFAGLFPNQIPFPGQASFGQGAQAGQVDPSQAQTPPQTQPGPNHAMPYVFSFKMPQEQGQMFQYYPVYMLLPWEQPQQTVPRSPQQTRQQQYEEQIPFYDQFGYIPQLAEPGIPGGQQQLAFDPQLGTAPEIAVMSTGEEIPYLQKEVINFRHDSAGVFMPSTSPKPSTTNVFTSAIDRSITAKFPEEKAKTDSLREP; from the exons atgaaaattataattctTCTTGGACTCCTGGGAGCCACATTGTCAGCCCCA cttatCCCACAGCGTCTTATGTCTGCCAGCAATAGCAATGAG ctaCTTCTTAATCTTAATAATGGTCAACTTTTGCCACTACGACTTCAG GGCCCACTTAATTCATGGATTCCACCTTTCTCTGGAGTTttacaacagcagcagcaggctCAAATTCCAGGACTCGCCCAGTTCTCTTTATCAGCTCTAGACCAGTTTGCTGGACTGTTCCCAAATCAGATACCCTTCCCAGGACAGGCCAGTTTTGGCCAAGGAGCCCAGGCAGGCCAAGTTGACCCCTCACAGGCTCAAACACCGCCTCAGACACAACCAGGCCCCAATCAC GCGATGCCCTATGTGTTCTCCTTCAAAATGCCTCAAGAGCAAGGACAG ATGTTTCAGTACTATCCAGTTTACATGCTCCTACCCTGGGAACAACCTCAGCAAACAGTTCCGAGGTCACCTCAACAAACAAGACAGCAGCAGTATGAGGAGCAG ATACCATTCTATGATCAATTTGGATACATTCCACAACTAGCAGAACCT gGTATACCAGGAGGACAGCAGCAACTAGCTTTTGATCCCCAACTAGGCACAGCTCCTGAAATTGCTGTGATG TCAACAGGAGAAGAGATACCATATTTACAAAAAGAAGTGATAAACTTTAGACATGACAGTGCAGGAGTTTTCATGCCCTCGACTTCACCAAAACCCAGCACAACCAATGTTTTCACTTCTGCTATAGACCGATCTATTACCGCAAAGTTCCCAGAAGAGAAG GCCAAGACTGATAGTCTAAGGGAACCATAA